The following are encoded together in the Bradyrhizobium algeriense genome:
- a CDS encoding DUF418 domain-containing protein — translation MACDGGAFPRPTGAQERIDAIDVLRGIALLGVLAINVVMEFRVSIFEQFLASKPPASPLDDAIETILTLAVELKALALFSLLFGAGLAIQFDRLADSERRTPLLVRRLAVLLAFGLIHLCLIWNGDILTEYALAGLIVLPFLFGPRWLLAVAALASLLLYLAMQAFPPAGLFPSTETITQHVADATRIYATGGFLDVLAFRLREIPLIAPLHAFIFPRTIGLFLLGAFAWRAGLLQNAPGRLLWIAAPCIGLGAALILAGTEALGTILLALGYGAGIIGIASLRSGKALLGWAAPLGRMAFTNYLAQSLIFGWIFYGYGLGLFGRLGVASALAIGLAVYAGQVLFSAWWLRRYRYGPVEWLWRTLMYGAAQPMRQTA, via the coding sequence ATGGCTTGCGATGGCGGCGCATTTCCCCGGCCGACAGGCGCCCAAGAGCGGATCGACGCCATCGACGTGCTGCGGGGTATCGCCCTGCTCGGCGTTCTGGCCATCAATGTCGTCATGGAATTTCGCGTTTCGATCTTTGAGCAATTTCTGGCCAGCAAGCCCCCGGCATCGCCGCTCGATGATGCCATCGAAACGATCCTGACGCTGGCCGTCGAACTGAAGGCGCTTGCGCTGTTTTCGCTGCTGTTCGGCGCTGGCCTTGCCATCCAGTTCGATCGGCTTGCGGACAGCGAACGCCGCACGCCGTTGCTGGTGCGCCGGCTCGCCGTGTTGCTGGCGTTCGGGCTCATTCACCTGTGCCTGATCTGGAATGGCGATATTCTCACTGAATATGCCCTCGCGGGCCTGATCGTCCTGCCGTTCCTGTTCGGCCCGCGCTGGCTGCTGGCTGTCGCCGCGCTGGCGTCTCTTTTGCTGTACCTTGCGATGCAGGCGTTTCCGCCGGCTGGATTGTTTCCGAGCACGGAAACGATCACCCAGCATGTCGCGGATGCTACCCGCATCTATGCGACGGGCGGCTTCCTCGATGTGCTGGCATTCCGGCTCCGCGAGATTCCCCTTATCGCTCCCCTGCACGCGTTTATCTTTCCGCGCACGATCGGGCTGTTTCTTCTCGGAGCGTTCGCCTGGCGCGCCGGCCTTCTGCAAAACGCACCCGGCCGCCTGCTCTGGATCGCCGCCCCCTGTATTGGCCTCGGCGCGGCATTGATCCTTGCCGGCACTGAGGCCCTCGGCACCATTCTCCTGGCGTTGGGTTATGGCGCCGGTATCATCGGTATCGCCAGTCTCAGAAGCGGAAAAGCGCTGCTTGGCTGGGCCGCGCCGCTGGGGCGCATGGCGTTCACCAACTACCTCGCGCAATCCCTGATCTTCGGCTGGATCTTTTATGGCTATGGTCTTGGCCTGTTTGGCCGCCTCGGTGTCGCCAGCGCGCTGGCCATCGGCCTCGCCGTCTATGCCGGGCAGGTGCTGTTCAGTGCCTGGTGGCTGCGCCGCTACCGGTACGGCCCGGTCGAATGGCTGTGGCGCACGCTGATGTATGGCGCGGCGCAGCCGATGCGGCAGACGGCGTAG
- the serA gene encoding phosphoglycerate dehydrogenase codes for MPSQLPQLSLSKDKIRVLLLEGVNDSAVQMIEAAGYSSMVRLSRALEGDALKEAIKGVHLLGIRSRTQITTDVLEAADRLIAIGCFSVGTNQVDVDAARRSGIPVFNAPFSNTRSVAELVIGEIVILLRRIVARSNAAHQGRWDKSANHSYEVRGKTLGIIGYGNIGSQLSNLAEAMGMRVIFYDHTDRLRHGNTEPTASLHELLAQSDVVTLHVPETPATHGMIGREEIAAIKSGAYFINNSRGTVVDLEALADALREGRLRGAAVDVFPVEPRSNADRFVSPLQGLENVILTPHIGGSTEEAQERIGAEVARKLVDYSDSGSTMGAVNFPQVQLPPRPSGTRFIQVQRNLPGMLGRLNEVLARHAVNIAAQYYETDHEVGYVVLDADASAADGQRVLADIRSLEGTIRARLLYEYRI; via the coding sequence TTGCCCAGTCAACTTCCCCAACTCTCGCTCTCGAAGGACAAGATCCGGGTCTTGCTTCTCGAAGGGGTCAACGACAGCGCCGTGCAGATGATCGAGGCTGCGGGCTATTCCAGCATGGTTCGCTTGTCTAGGGCACTTGAGGGCGATGCGCTCAAGGAAGCCATCAAAGGCGTGCACCTGCTGGGCATCCGCTCACGCACGCAGATCACAACGGACGTTCTTGAGGCCGCGGACCGGCTCATCGCGATCGGATGCTTCAGCGTCGGCACCAATCAGGTGGATGTTGACGCCGCGCGCCGGAGCGGGATTCCCGTGTTCAACGCGCCGTTTTCCAATACGCGAAGCGTCGCAGAACTGGTGATCGGCGAGATCGTCATCCTGCTGCGCCGGATCGTCGCGCGTTCCAACGCCGCGCATCAGGGGCGCTGGGACAAGTCCGCCAATCACAGCTACGAGGTGAGGGGCAAGACGCTCGGCATCATTGGTTACGGCAATATCGGCTCGCAGCTCTCGAATCTCGCCGAAGCGATGGGGATGAGGGTCATTTTCTACGATCATACGGACAGGCTGCGTCACGGCAACACGGAGCCGACCGCGAGCTTGCATGAACTGCTGGCACAAAGCGACGTGGTGACGTTGCATGTGCCGGAAACGCCTGCCACGCATGGGATGATCGGGCGCGAGGAGATTGCGGCGATCAAATCCGGCGCGTATTTCATCAATAACAGTCGCGGTACGGTCGTTGACCTAGAGGCGCTCGCGGACGCGCTGCGCGAGGGCAGGCTTCGTGGCGCCGCGGTTGACGTCTTTCCGGTCGAGCCGCGTTCGAACGCAGATCGCTTCGTATCGCCGCTTCAGGGTCTGGAAAATGTTATTCTGACGCCACACATCGGCGGTTCGACCGAAGAGGCGCAAGAACGCATCGGTGCCGAAGTGGCGCGCAAGCTCGTCGATTACAGCGATTCCGGCTCGACGATGGGCGCGGTCAATTTCCCCCAGGTCCAGCTACCGCCGCGGCCATCGGGGACGCGGTTCATTCAGGTACAGCGCAATCTGCCGGGCATGCTGGGACGTCTGAATGAAGTGCTCGCGCGCCACGCCGTCAACATTGCCGCTCAATACTATGAGACCGACCACGAGGTAGGCTATGTGGTTCTCGACGCTGATGCCTCCGCCGCCGACGGCCAGCGTGTGCTTGCGGACATCCGATCTCTGGAGGGTACCATTCGCGCCCGATTGCTCTATGAATACAGGATCTGA
- a CDS encoding mandelate racemase/muconate lactonizing enzyme family protein translates to MSVRIVDVCEITKPISSPIRNAYIDFTKMTTSLVAVVTDVVRDGKRVVGYGFNSNGRYGQGGLIRERFAPRLKEADPKSLLDADGGNLDPDKVWAAMMSNEKPGGHGERSVAVGTIDMAVWDAVAKIAGKPLFRLLAERHGLKADPRVFVYAAGGYYYPGKDLSALRGEMRGYLDRGYNVVKMKIGGAPIAEDRERIEAVLKEIGSQTQLAVDANGRFDLETAIAYAKMLREYPLFWYEEAGDPLDFALQAALAEFYPGPMATGENLFSHQDAKNLIRYGGMRPDRDWLQFDCALSYGLCEYQRTLAVLKTHGWSPSRCIPHGGHQMSLNIAAGLGLGGNESYPDLFQPYGGFPDGVRVENGYITMPDLPGIGFEGKSDLYKEMKALAA, encoded by the coding sequence ATGTCCGTCCGTATCGTCGACGTCTGCGAAATCACAAAACCGATCTCCTCGCCGATCCGCAACGCCTATATCGACTTCACTAAAATGACGACGAGCCTCGTCGCCGTCGTCACTGACGTCGTGCGCGACGGCAAGCGCGTGGTCGGCTACGGCTTCAACTCGAACGGCCGCTACGGGCAGGGCGGCCTGATCCGCGAACGCTTTGCGCCGCGGCTGAAAGAGGCCGATCCCAAGAGTCTGCTGGATGCCGATGGCGGCAATCTCGATCCGGACAAGGTCTGGGCCGCCATGATGTCGAACGAGAAGCCGGGCGGCCACGGCGAGCGCTCGGTCGCCGTCGGCACCATCGATATGGCGGTGTGGGATGCGGTGGCGAAGATCGCCGGCAAGCCGCTGTTTCGTTTGCTCGCCGAGCGTCACGGCCTCAAGGCCGATCCGCGTGTGTTCGTGTATGCCGCCGGTGGTTACTATTATCCCGGCAAGGACCTGTCGGCGCTGCGCGGCGAAATGCGCGGCTATCTCGACCGCGGCTACAACGTCGTGAAGATGAAGATCGGCGGCGCGCCGATCGCGGAAGATCGCGAGCGCATCGAAGCTGTCTTGAAGGAGATCGGCAGTCAGACACAACTCGCCGTCGACGCCAACGGCCGCTTCGATCTCGAGACGGCGATTGCTTATGCAAAAATGCTGCGGGAGTATCCGCTGTTCTGGTACGAGGAGGCCGGCGATCCCCTCGACTTCGCGCTGCAGGCGGCGCTCGCTGAGTTCTATCCCGGACCGATGGCGACCGGCGAGAATCTCTTCAGCCATCAGGACGCAAAAAACCTGATCCGCTATGGAGGCATGCGGCCGGACCGCGACTGGCTTCAATTCGATTGTGCGTTGTCCTATGGCCTGTGCGAATACCAGCGCACGCTGGCGGTCTTGAAGACCCACGGCTGGTCGCCGAGCCGCTGCATCCCCCACGGTGGCCACCAGATGTCGCTCAATATCGCGGCCGGTCTCGGGCTTGGCGGCAATGAGAGCTATCCCGACCTGTTCCAGCCCTATGGCGGCTTCCCGGACGGCGTTCGCGTCGAGAACGGCTACATCACCATGCCGGACCTGCCGGGCATCGGATTTGAGGGAAAATCCGATCTATACAAGGAAATGAAGGCGCTGGCGGCGTGA